The nucleotide sequence GCGCGCCAGCGAGTGGAAGCAGCCGCCCGGGGGCATCGGGTGGGCGGGTGAGAGCCATCTGGGATACCCAGGGGCGGCCTGACCGTTTCGTCAGCGAAATCGGGGCGGCTACCCGACCGGGCCCCGGCGGCACGCAGCTGCGTGAGCGCCATCAACCGGCGGCAACGGCAATGACAGGAGCGGAGCCAGTCACTTGCCAGTCCCCAGGCCAAGCGGACAGCGGCTGTCTGTCGACCAGGTCCGCCGAGGCTGGGGTGGACGCGCCGCCGGGTCCCAGGACGACGAGTGCTGCTCCCCAAGCCGCACTAGCTGCTGGCCGTCTGTGTTCTAGCGGGCCTTCTTGGTCGCCCGTCTGCGGGGCGGCGGCAGCGAGTCGGCGATCGCTGCGATCGAGGAAGGCATTGGGCGGCAGTACGCCCAGACGCCGCGTTGCTCGCGCTCGAGCAGGCCGGCCTCGGTGAGGATCCGGAGGTGATGACTGACGGTCGGCTGGGCGAGGCCGAGCGGCGTAGTGAGGTCACTGACGGACGCCTCGAACTGCCGGGCCATCCGACGAGGCGATCCTCACTTGGGCCCACACCGGTCTGACCCTCGAAGCCGAACCGGTAACCCCGACCTTTCAACCTCTGTATCCCAATCGGGTACGCCGGGCCCAGGAAACCATCGCGACCCCCGTCATCTCGCGGCGCCCTTATGCCGCCACCGGTGCGCGTCCCCTCCATGGCCTGTCTGTGCCGGCTGGAGGCCGTTAGGCCCCGTTAGGCTACACATATGGTCCGGGATGAACTGCTGCGGCTGCGAGCAAGGGCGGAGGCTGAGGCGGCGACGCTGGCCCAGGATCTGGAGGCGCTGTTCCTGGCATCGCGGGATTCGAATGCCGACGACGAGCACGACCCGGAGGGCGCCACCATCGGCTTCGAACGCGCCCAGTTGACCGCGCTGCTGGCCGGGGCGCGAAAGCGGATCGCCGACGTTGACGACGCGCTGCGTCGGGTGGACGCGGCGACCTACGGCGTCTGCGAACGATGCGGGCAGCCGATCGGCGATGAACGGCTCGCCGCGCGGCCGTTCGCCCGCTTCTGCATGGCATGCGCATAGGGCATCAAGGAGAGGGAACACTGGGGGCTCGCTCACCAATTCCAGCGAAGCGTTTACGCGGGCCACGACCAGATGCGCTCAACTGCCGCCGAGCGTGCGCACGACGCAACGTCATGGCCGCCGGGCTGGTGTCTGCTCCAAGGTCCTGGCCGAGACGATTGCGCGAGCCGTCGGTGATCCGATCAGTCGGGCTGGTCATCTGCCTCGCTGTAACCGTGAGCCGACAGAACGGCCAGGAGCCGCTCATCCCACGCGCCCTCGTCGGCGTCATTCCATCGATGCCGCTGCGGGCATTGCCAGTTCGGTGGCTGGTCCGGAAGCAAGCAACCGCCGAGTGCCAAGTCCCCACTCTCGGCGGCGTCGACAGCTTCAGGAACGGGAAGACCGAACAGCAGAGGCACGCCTGCTGCACCGCATTCAGGGCAAGCCGGGATCACACTCGCACGGTACTCGTCGAGCATCCTCCTGCCGCCAACCGCGCGTCATTGAGCGCGGCGAGGGTGATGTTGTGCAGGTTGGCGATACCTGAAGCAGCATCGGCCAATGTGTGGGTGGCGCCGCGGTAGTCGCGCAGGATCTTTCCGTTCTCCATCCTGGCGCGGCGTTGCTCGACCCTGGCGCGGTCGGTGCGGTGTTCGCGGTTGAGGCCGTCCTTCCCAGCCGGCAGTGCGGTGCCGTCGGCGGGCTTGCGGTACGGAATGACCCCCGCGGCGGTCAGCGCGGGGTGAGGGCGAGCGCGGCGAGCGCGGCGACCCCAGCGGTCAGCGCCGACTCGTCGAGGCGCATCTGCGGTGAGTGCACCGGCGCGACCGGCCCGGCCCCGGGCCGGGTGCCCAGGATCAGCATCGCGCCGGGCGTGCGGTGCAGCAGGTACGCGAAGTCCTCGCTGGCCGGGAACGGGGTGGGCAGCTCGCTCACCCGGTCGGGGCCGAGCGCCCCGGCGACCGTGGCCAGCGCCCAGCGCGCCTCGAACGCGTCGTTGACGGTCGGCGGGTAGCCGGGGTGCATGCTCACCTCGGCGGTGCAGCCGTGTGCGGCGGCAACGCCCGCGGCGACCTGGGCGAGCGCCTCGGCCACCCGGGACCGGGCGGCGTCGCTGAATGTTCGCACGGTGCCCTCGGCCGTCGCGGTGTCGGGGATGACGCCCGCGCCGGAGACGCCGGCGTCCAGCCGGTTGATCGTGACCACCACCGGGTCGAAGACGTCGAACCGGCGGGTCACCATCTGCTGCACGGCCAGCACGATCGCGCAGAGCACCGGCACCGGATCGGCGCCGAGGTGCGGCAGGGCCACGTGGCCGCCCGCGCCGTGCACGGTGAGGGTCAGCGCGTCCGCGCCGGCCAGCAGCGCGCCGGGCCGGGTGCTCACCGTCCCCGCGGGCAGCCCCGGGAACTGGTGCAGGGCGTACGCGCGGGCAGGCGCGAAGTCGCCGTCGAGCAGCCCGTCGGCGAGCACGGTGCGGCAGCCGTCGTGGCCCTCCTCGCCGGGCTGGAACATGAGGATCACGTCACCGGGCGGGCCGGGATCGGCCTCCGCGATCAGGTGGGTGGCCTCCACCAGCATGGCGACGTGCGCGTCGTGCCCGCAGGCGTGCATGGCGCCGGCCACCGTCGAGGCGTACGGCAGGCCGGTCCGCTCGGTCAGCGGCAGCGCGTCCATGTCGGCGCGCAGCAGCACCGGCGGGGCGTCGCCCCGGCCGGCCAGCCGGGCGACCACGGCGCTGGAGGTGGTGCCGGTGCGCACCTGCAGCGGCAGGGGACGCAGGGCGTCGAGCACGGCCGCCTGGGTACGCGGCAACCACAACCCCAGCTCCGGATGGCCGTGCAGCCGCCGGTACAGCTCGGTCAGCGACGCGCGCCGCCGTTCCGCGTGCGCCAACAGCTCCGGCCGGTCGGTGGTGGGCGACGCCATGGGTCGAGAATTCCGGCGCCGGACCTACCGGTCAAGGACCCGCGCGGCGAGGTCGGGCTTCCGACAGCGGGCGCGATCTCCCGTGTTCGGACGCCGACGACGCCGTCGACGGCCTCGCGGAGGAAGTCGGCGTGGCCGTTGCGCCGGGGGTGCTCGCATTCCAAGACTTCCACTCCGGCAAGTTCGGCTCCGTCCCGCAGCAGGCCCGCCTCGCCTACCGCTGATCACGCAGCCAGCCGCACGACTACGACCGAGGCCCGGGCGGCTTGCTGTCCGGGCCGACCAGAAACCGTCCGGCGCCGACTCCTCCTCCACGGTCCGTTTCGGGCGGCGGGGGAGGGGCCTCCGGCTGGGCCGTCCGGTGTCAATGCAAGCGGCGGACAGGGCGATGTGAGTCAGTCACAGGTGGGCAGTTGCCGACCGGCGCTGAGGACAGTGCCGTCGGGGCGGACGACGGCCACCCGGGCCCCACCTGTCCTCAGCCATTGGTGTAGCTGACTGCCGGGCTCCGCGGTGATGAGCGCTGCTCCACGCCGTTCGATGTCGGCTCGTTCGGTGGCGGACGGTTCGTGGGACGTGACGATCGCGAATCGGCCGCTGGCCACGTCGTCGAATCGGCGGTCGCCGTCGAGGATCGCGTTCGGGCACAGCCGCCCGGCGAGGGTGCGGCGCAGGCGTGGCCGGATCACCAGGTCGGACCGTTGCAGCGGGGGCGTCTGGCTGTCAGTGGCCAGGTCCGTTAGGCCGGGTACGAGGTGCAGCCGCGGCGCCACCGCCCGACGGATGATGTTCCCCACCTCGCCACCGGCTGTCATCGCGGTGCCAATGAACTTCGCCAGCTTGATCATCGCGCGGGCGTGATGTCTGCGTTCGATTTCGTAGGTGTCGAGCAGGGCTTCGGGCAGGGTCCCGTCGAGCACGCCGGCGAGTTTCCAGGCGAGGTTCATCGCGTCGCGCAGTCCGGCACACATGCCCTGGCCGATGAACGGTGGAGTGAGGTGGGCGGCGTCGCCGAGCAGGAATACCCGGCGGTCGCGCCAGCGGTCGGCGAGCTGTGCGCGGAAGGTGTACTCGGCGGCGCGGATGACTTCCAGCTCCGCGAGGGGGATGTTCCCGGTCCACCGCGAAATCAACGGATGCAGCCGGGCCATGTCGCGGTAGTCGTCGGCGGTCTCGCCGTGCAACAGCTGGAACTCCCAGCGGTAGCGGGTCTTCCCG is from Micromonospora terminaliae and encodes:
- a CDS encoding M20 metallopeptidase family protein, with translation MASPTTDRPELLAHAERRRASLTELYRRLHGHPELGLWLPRTQAAVLDALRPLPLQVRTGTTSSAVVARLAGRGDAPPVLLRADMDALPLTERTGLPYASTVAGAMHACGHDAHVAMLVEATHLIAEADPGPPGDVILMFQPGEEGHDGCRTVLADGLLDGDFAPARAYALHQFPGLPAGTVSTRPGALLAGADALTLTVHGAGGHVALPHLGADPVPVLCAIVLAVQQMVTRRFDVFDPVVVTINRLDAGVSGAGVIPDTATAEGTVRTFSDAARSRVAEALAQVAAGVAAAHGCTAEVSMHPGYPPTVNDAFEARWALATVAGALGPDRVSELPTPFPASEDFAYLLHRTPGAMLILGTRPGAGPVAPVHSPQMRLDESALTAGVAALAALALTPR
- a CDS encoding bifunctional 3-(3-hydroxy-phenyl)propionate/3-hydroxycinnamic acid hydroxylase translates to MRAVPVVIVGAGPAGLTAATLLAQYGVECLILERWESIYPQPRAVALDDEVHRILARLGLRDEFAAISRPHLGLRLLDRDMRVLAEFRRDVAEGRHGYPQGSLFDQPELEAILRRNLARYPTATLRGNAEVTALAQDADGVRVEFTDNASGEHESVRAAYVLGCDGANSLTRASICATMQDLGFTQRWLVIDVVTEADLDQWEGVHQFSDPARAGTYMRVGKTRYRWEFQLLHGETADDYRDMARLHPLISRWTGNIPLAELEVIRAAEYTFRAQLADRWRDRRVFLLGDAAHLTPPFIGQGMCAGLRDAMNLAWKLAGVLDGTLPEALLDTYEIERRHHARAMIKLAKFIGTAMTAGGEVGNIIRRAVAPRLHLVPGLTDLATDSQTPPLQRSDLVIRPRLRRTLAGRLCPNAILDGDRRFDDVASGRFAIVTSHEPSATERADIERRGAALITAEPGSQLHQWLRTGGARVAVVRPDGTVLSAGRQLPTCD
- a CDS encoding TraR/DksA family transcriptional regulator, encoding MVRDELLRLRARAEAEAATLAQDLEALFLASRDSNADDEHDPEGATIGFERAQLTALLAGARKRIADVDDALRRVDAATYGVCERCGQPIGDERLAARPFARFCMACA